GCCTTCGTAGGTGCCATCGCCATCGGCATCGCGCAGCAAGGTGAGCTGGTTGCCGCCTTTCACGCTCGTGTTGCCCCTGGCCTTGATGATGCCGGCAATGATGTCTTTGGGCTTGAGCGCGGGCGCGCCACCGCCCTTGCCTTCGGCCACCAGAATGTCGCCATTGGGCAGCACCAGGGACTGGCGCGGCACTTTCAAATCGGTGGCAATGGCTTTGATGGTCCAGCCTTGCGGCACGGTGGGCACGCGGTCGCCCCAGGCTGCGGGTTCGGCAATGCGCATGTTGGGCAGCAGGCCTCGCTGCGGCGGTGGCAGGTCCGGCTGGGCAGGGTTGTTTTGTGCGCTGCTCAAGCCGGCTGCGGCCAGCGCGGCGGCGGCAGCGATCAGCGTCAACGTGATGGTCAGGGTGCGGGTCGGGCGCGTCATGGTGCGACCCTCCGCAGAACGCCGGCCAGCCCGATGGCGCTGGCCACCGCAGCCAGCAGCACGACCACCACCGACAGGACCAAACCGGTGGGCATGGCGGCCCAGCCGTCTTTGCCGTGGACGAAAGCATTGACCAGGCCGATGACGAAGGTGGCCAGCAGCAAGGCCACGTAGCCCCAGCCGGCGCGATGGCGGTGGGCCGCATGGCGCAGCACATGCACCACACCCCACAGCAGCGCGAGGCCGGCCATCACCAGCCCACCCGCGATGAGCCACGAGGCGAAGTTGACCCACTGAATCTCGTGGGTGCGGTAGTAGGCCCAGTCACTGAGCAACGCGCCCAGGAAGAGCGGCACGGAGGAGAAGGTGAGGACGGCATGCATTCGGGGTTTATCGCGGCGTAAGAGGCAAGCGTCTGTTCGCCAACGAACAGTGCGCGGCGCTGCTCCGTGGTGTCATGCGATGCGGAGATGCGGCAAGTCGCCGGGCCGGTACCGCCGGTGCGCCCCTTGTTGGAGGTGAATGCTTTGGAAGAGTTGAAGCGGTGGGTCCCTTACTGCGGCGAGGCGCCCGGCCCCGAGGTCTGGCTGAGCCGCTGGAATCTGGACCCGGTGTTGTGGGTGGTGCTGTTGCTGCTGCTGGTTCGGCTGTTGTGGCCGGTGCGGGTAGGCAGCAGGGCCACGCCCCGGCGCTTGCTGAGCCTGCGGGGCGCGTGGGCGCTCACGTTCGTGCTGTACGTGTCGCCGCTGTGTGCGCTGAGTTCGGCGTTCTTCACGGTGCGGGTGGTGCACCACCTCGCGCTGGTGTTGGTGCTGGCGCCCTTGCTGGTGTTTGGTTTGGAGCCTTTCTTGCGGCGTTGGCCGGTGTCGCTGTGGCTGTCCACCGCGGTCTCGGTGGTGGTGTTCTGGGTGTGGCATGCGCCGGGCGCGTATGCGCAAGCGCTGTCGTCCGACGGGGTCTATGCGGCGATGCAGCTCTCGCTGCTGGTCAGTGCCATGGCCTTCTGGCTTGCGGTGCGCCGCGCCGGGCCGCCCTTGGCC
The sequence above is a segment of the Hydrogenophaga sp. BPS33 genome. Coding sequences within it:
- a CDS encoding DUF2231 domain-containing protein — encoded protein: MHAVLTFSSVPLFLGALLSDWAYYRTHEIQWVNFASWLIAGGLVMAGLALLWGVVHVLRHAAHRHRAGWGYVALLLATFVIGLVNAFVHGKDGWAAMPTGLVLSVVVVLLAAVASAIGLAGVLRRVAP
- a CDS encoding cytochrome c oxidase assembly protein, with protein sequence MRQVAGPVPPVRPLLEVNALEELKRWVPYCGEAPGPEVWLSRWNLDPVLWVVLLLLLVRLLWPVRVGSRATPRRLLSLRGAWALTFVLYVSPLCALSSAFFTVRVVHHLALVLVLAPLLVFGLEPFLRRWPVSLWLSTAVSVVVFWVWHAPGAYAQALSSDGVYAAMQLSLLVSAMAFWLAVRRAGPPLAIGAVLVTTVLMGLLGALITFATRPLYPPHFASAIGWGVAPLDDQQLAGIIMWAPGSVAYLAAAMWIGWRWMNAERARGVHGARGGLA